The following proteins are co-located in the Streptomyces sp. NBC_00435 genome:
- a CDS encoding alpha/beta fold hydrolase, with protein sequence MPETPVTRAPRDIGRYVNDTLRDRYFAACDALYALGAPARSETDVETSFGTTHVYRYGPADPAAEDRTPVVLIHGSGGCSAQWYPNTAALSADRPVYALDTPGDPGRSVQREPMWQPERAAQWLDEALDALGLDRVHLVGSSYGGWLVINMVHRRPGRLASVTALDPGGLEKVGLRFFVWIFASLFATFAPKSMRPRLAAWLEQPVLVVPELRRMIQTGVRAFRIRRPAPLPLSDGELGSIRTPFYLIMGRRSLLVHPQLQLERVPRLIPGARAEIVAATGHGPQLDHPDLVNARMLSFMEDVDSLESAAHGAP encoded by the coding sequence GTGCCCGAGACCCCTGTGACCCGAGCCCCCCGTGACATCGGCCGCTACGTCAACGACACCTTGCGCGACCGCTACTTCGCCGCCTGCGACGCGCTCTACGCGTTGGGCGCGCCCGCCCGCTCCGAGACGGACGTGGAGACGAGCTTCGGCACCACGCACGTCTACCGGTACGGGCCCGCGGACCCGGCCGCCGAGGACCGTACGCCCGTCGTCCTGATCCACGGCTCCGGCGGCTGTTCCGCCCAGTGGTACCCCAACACCGCTGCCCTCAGCGCCGATCGGCCCGTCTACGCGCTCGACACTCCTGGTGACCCCGGCCGCAGCGTCCAGCGCGAACCGATGTGGCAGCCCGAGCGTGCCGCGCAGTGGCTCGACGAGGCCCTCGACGCCCTCGGCCTCGACCGGGTCCACCTGGTCGGTTCCTCCTACGGTGGCTGGCTGGTCATCAACATGGTCCACCGCCGCCCCGGCCGCCTCGCCTCCGTCACGGCTCTCGACCCGGGCGGCCTGGAGAAGGTGGGCCTGCGCTTCTTCGTCTGGATCTTCGCCAGCCTCTTCGCGACCTTCGCGCCCAAGTCGATGCGGCCGCGGCTGGCTGCCTGGCTGGAACAGCCGGTACTGGTCGTCCCCGAACTGCGCAGGATGATCCAGACGGGGGTCCGCGCCTTCCGGATCCGCCGGCCCGCCCCGCTGCCGCTGTCGGACGGGGAACTGGGCTCGATCCGGACGCCGTTCTACCTGATCATGGGCAGGCGCAGCCTGCTCGTGCACCCGCAGCTCCAGCTGGAGCGGGTGCCGCGGCTGATCCCCGGAGCCCGCGCCGAGATCGTCGCGGCGACCGGCCACGGCCCCCAGCTGGACCACCCCGACCTGGTCAACGCCCGGATGCTGAGCTTCATGGAGGACGTCGACTCCCTGGAGTCGGCCGCGCACGGGGCCCCGTAG
- a CDS encoding GlxA family transcriptional regulator gives MSPVERLIVIVLFEGVDLLDVTGPPEVFSLVQRETDDATGYQVVLAAETLDPVTTSAGVRILPDMTFQEASTRSIDTLLVPGAVELDVERRVHALTDAMVVGWVKVLAGRTRRVTSVCVGAHILAAAGLLDGKRATTHWSTAQQLASDHPAIEVDADPIFIREGNVWTGAGISACLDLSLALVADDFGETIALRVARQLVMYLKRPSGQSQFSVPLEPVSATRRSEDLRHFIRRNIADQLSLADIAAYAHVSERQLARIFKSELGMTPAAYIESARVEMARNQLEATDATLERIASTCGFGTTDTLIRAFRRKLDTTPTEYRLRFRAGSAV, from the coding sequence ATGAGCCCCGTCGAACGACTGATCGTGATCGTCCTCTTCGAGGGCGTCGACCTCCTGGACGTCACCGGGCCGCCGGAGGTGTTCTCCCTGGTGCAGCGCGAGACGGACGACGCCACGGGCTATCAAGTGGTGCTGGCCGCCGAGACGTTGGACCCCGTGACCACCTCGGCCGGGGTGCGCATCCTTCCGGACATGACCTTCCAGGAGGCCTCCACCCGGAGCATCGACACGCTACTGGTGCCCGGCGCGGTCGAGCTGGACGTCGAGCGCCGCGTGCACGCCCTGACCGACGCCATGGTGGTCGGCTGGGTGAAGGTGCTCGCCGGGCGCACGCGCCGGGTCACGTCCGTCTGCGTCGGGGCGCACATCCTGGCCGCGGCCGGGCTGCTCGACGGCAAGCGCGCGACCACCCACTGGTCCACCGCCCAGCAACTCGCGAGCGACCACCCGGCGATCGAGGTCGACGCCGACCCGATCTTCATCCGCGAGGGCAATGTGTGGACCGGCGCCGGGATCAGCGCCTGCCTGGACCTCTCGCTCGCCCTGGTGGCCGACGACTTCGGTGAGACCATCGCCCTGCGCGTCGCCCGGCAGCTCGTGATGTACCTGAAGCGGCCGAGCGGACAGAGCCAGTTCAGCGTCCCGCTGGAGCCCGTCTCCGCGACGCGGCGCAGTGAGGACCTGCGTCACTTCATCCGGCGCAACATCGCCGACCAGCTCAGCCTCGCCGACATCGCCGCGTACGCCCACGTCAGCGAGCGGCAGCTGGCCCGGATCTTCAAGTCCGAGCTCGGCATGACCCCGGCCGCTTACATCGAGTCCGCCCGGGTGGAAATGGCCCGCAACCAGCTCGAAGCCACCGATGCCACGCTCGAACGCATCGCGTCCACCTGCGGGTTCGGCACCACTGACACCCTGATCCGGGCCTTCCGCCGCAAGCTCGACACGACGCCGACGGAGTACCGGCTCCGCTTCCGGGCCGGCTCCGCCGTCTGA
- a CDS encoding CynX/NimT family MFS transporter: MLSLRNVRAVRVWALFGVVVLAVNLRAAITGVAPVLAELKAQFGLSGFGTSVLTTLPVLCLGVFASLAPPLARRVGAEVAVAGALVLITTGILIRLLDSPVALFSGTVLAGAGIAAGNVLLPAIIKCQFPGRVGSVTGLAMMLMAGSGAFAAGLAVPLDHAAGWRVAFAVWAVPSAIAATVWAVRGRVDCRCVPATRTGATGATSAPGAPAGSLLRSPLAWSVAAFLGLVSLVFYVLVSWLPAIMREGGYPATEAGVMVSVMLLIGIPLGFVVPLLATRLGDQRPLVLVAAGLTAVGLAGLLLAPGSGWVWVCVLGLATGSAFPLAVTLLSLRSPSPVIAAGLSGMAQTVGYLLAGLGPLGVGALRGASGGWHVPLLVVLGLVVPETYFGLRTARPGFVRPLPTDGAGDGDGGRPGDGGGAAGPRIPAPRTEGRPLVRL; encoded by the coding sequence GTGCTCTCTCTGCGCAATGTCCGAGCGGTCCGCGTCTGGGCCCTGTTCGGAGTCGTCGTACTGGCCGTCAACCTGCGGGCGGCCATCACGGGGGTCGCTCCCGTACTCGCGGAACTGAAGGCCCAGTTCGGGCTGAGCGGGTTCGGGACGAGCGTGCTGACCACACTCCCCGTGCTGTGTCTGGGCGTCTTCGCCTCCCTCGCCCCGCCGCTCGCCCGCCGGGTGGGCGCCGAAGTGGCGGTCGCGGGTGCGCTCGTACTGATCACGACGGGGATCCTGATCCGCCTGCTGGACTCCCCGGTGGCCCTGTTCAGCGGGACGGTGCTGGCGGGCGCCGGCATCGCCGCGGGCAACGTGCTTCTGCCCGCGATCATCAAATGCCAGTTCCCCGGGCGGGTGGGGTCCGTCACCGGGCTCGCGATGATGCTCATGGCCGGCAGCGGCGCGTTCGCCGCCGGTCTGGCCGTTCCCCTCGATCACGCCGCCGGCTGGCGCGTGGCCTTCGCGGTGTGGGCGGTGCCCTCCGCGATCGCGGCGACGGTGTGGGCGGTGCGCGGCCGCGTCGACTGTCGCTGCGTCCCCGCGACCCGGACGGGTGCGACGGGTGCGACGAGTGCACCGGGCGCGCCCGCGGGCTCGCTGCTGCGCTCGCCGCTGGCCTGGTCGGTGGCGGCGTTCCTGGGGCTGGTGTCCCTGGTGTTCTACGTGCTGGTGTCCTGGCTGCCCGCGATCATGCGGGAGGGCGGGTACCCGGCCACCGAGGCCGGGGTGATGGTCTCCGTCATGCTGCTCATCGGGATCCCACTGGGCTTCGTCGTCCCGTTGCTCGCCACCCGTCTCGGTGACCAGCGGCCCCTGGTCCTGGTCGCGGCCGGGTTGACGGCGGTGGGCCTGGCGGGCCTGCTCCTGGCGCCGGGATCCGGCTGGGTGTGGGTGTGCGTACTGGGACTCGCCACCGGGAGCGCCTTCCCGCTGGCCGTCACCCTGCTGAGCCTGCGCTCGCCGTCTCCGGTGATCGCCGCGGGCCTGTCAGGCATGGCGCAGACCGTCGGGTACCTGCTCGCCGGGCTCGGACCGCTGGGGGTGGGCGCGCTGCGCGGGGCCAGCGGGGGATGGCACGTTCCGCTGCTCGTGGTGCTCGGCCTGGTGGTGCCCGAGACGTACTTCGGACTGCGCACCGCCCGGCCCGGCTTCGTACGGCCCCTGCCCACCGATGGGGCCGGGGACGGGGACGGGGGCCGACCCGGCGACGGGGGCGGCGCGGCGGGTCCGCGGATTCCCGCTCCCCGGACGGAGGGGCGCCCGCTCGTGAGGCTCTGA